Proteins co-encoded in one Clarias gariepinus isolate MV-2021 ecotype Netherlands chromosome 13, CGAR_prim_01v2, whole genome shotgun sequence genomic window:
- the LOC128535385 gene encoding photoreceptor outer segment membrane glycoprotein 2-like has product MAVLRVRFTKTQRDRLAQVLWLLNWISVVTGLILFSLGLFLKVEINKRKELMAKQDVHSVPDMLIAVGLIACVINFVGGKICYDCVDTNKFLRWKLLMLPYIICTFFFTLCVLVGALMCYSMHGELKESLALGLQNAIRYYKDTDTPGRCFLKSTVDLLQIQFQCCGNVGHRDWLQIQWISNRYLDMSKQEVKDRLRSNVEGKYLVDGVPFSCCNINSPRPCIQYQITNNAAHFNYDYQTEELNLWSKGCQQALVEYFTYIMHSVGLIVLLIWLFEISVLTGVRYLQTALENVLLRGDPESESEGWLLENSFAETARYSFNIIKNLGKGNQVENGDPNVNRPTTAHYGPDNVPPKQTPEDS; this is encoded by the exons ATGGCTGTACTACGCGTAAGATTCACCAAAACCCAGAGAGACCGGCTTGCCCAGGTGCTTTGGTTGCTGAATTGGATCTCGGTTGTGACGGGTCTCATTCTGTTCAGTCTGGGCCTTTTCCTGAAAGTGGAGATCAACAAGAGGAAGGAGCTAATGGCTAAGCAGGACGTCCATTCCGTACCAGATATGCTGATTGCAGTAGGGCTCATCGCTTGTGTGATCAACTTCGTTGGAGGAAAGATCTGCTATGACTGTGTAGACACCAACAAGTTCCTGCGCTGGAAGCTTTTGATGCTCCCGTATATAATTTGCACATTCTTCTTCACCCTGTGTGTGCTAGTCGGCGCACTCATGTGCTACAGCATGCACGGGGAACTGAAGGAATCTCTAGCACTAGGCTTACAAAATGCTATACGCTACTATAAAGATACGGACACACCGGGCCGGTGCTTCCTTAAAAGCACAGTTGACCTCCTGCAGATCCAGTTCCAGTGTTGCGGAAATGTAGGCCACCGGGACTGGTTGCAGATTCAATGGATCAGCAACCGCTATCTGGACATGTCCAAGCAGGAAGTTAAGGA ccgTTTACGAAGTAATGTGGAAGGAAAGTATCTGGTTGATGGTGTACCTTTCAGCTGCTGTAACATCAACTCACCTCGACCATGTATTCAGTATCAAATCACCAACAACGCAGCCCATTTTAACTATGACTACCAGACAGAAGAGTTAAACCTGTGGAGTAAAGGATGTCAACAGGCTTTGGTGGAATATTTCACTTACATAATGCACTCAGTCGGCCTTATTGTGCTTCTTATCTGGCTCTTCGAG ATCTCGGTGCTCACTGGTGTCCGGTACTTGCAAACAGCCTTGGAGAACGTACTGCTTCGAGGAGACCCCGAGTCTGAATCTGAAGGATGGCTTTTGGAGAACAGCTTTGCGGAGACCGCACGCTACAGTTTCAACATCATAAAAAACCTGGGCAAAGGCAATCAGGTTGAAAATGGGGACCCCAATGTAAACAGGCCAACCACAGCACACTATGGTCCTGATAACGTACCTCCAAAGCAAACGCCTGAGGACAGTTAA
- the LOC128536110 gene encoding transmembrane protein 179, protein MAKNNFIFTQCVLYFLAVIFGFIAVVPLSENAEDFGGKCLLFTRGMWQNENITVSKQRFMVEEWGPQSSCSFITFVGVASLVLAAIQAWRLLFLICKGHDDSIFNAFLNLLISLFVVCAVFLSSTIVTVGFNLWCDAITEEGSMPSSCEDLQDTDLELGLDNSAYYDQFAIAQFGLWAAWLTWLGITFMAFLKVYHNYRQEDLLDSMIHEKEFLLGRSSRRCSDVFDKKSPMI, encoded by the exons ATGgcaaaaaacaattttatattCACGCAGTGCGTCTTGTATTTTTTGGCTGTCATCTTCGGGTTTATCGCGGTAGTGCCTCTTTCGGAAAATGCTGAGGACTTCGGAGGGAAATGCTTGCTGTTCACGCGCGGAATGTGGCAGAACGAGAACATCACGGTGTCCAAGCAGCGCTTCATGGTGGAGGAGTGGGGACCGCAGTCCTCCTGCAGCTTCATCACCTTCGTCGGCGTGGCCTCTCTCGTGCTGGCCGCTATTCAGGCCTGGAGACTGCTCTTCCTCATTTGCAAAGGCCATGACGA CTCCATATTTAATGCCTTCTTGAATCTGCTGATCAGCTTGTTCGTGGTATGTGCTGTGTTCCTGTCCAGCACCATAGTGACAGTGGGCTTTAACCTGTGGTGCGATGCTATTACTGAGGAAGGCAGCATGCCCAGCAG ttGTGAGGATTTACAGGACACTGATTTGGAGCTGGGGTTGGACAACTCTGCATACTATGACCAATTTGCTATTGCACAA TTTGGTCTGTGGGCTGCTTGGTTGACATGGTTGGGTATTACGTTTATGGCCTTCCTGAAGGTCTACCATAACTACCGTCAGGAAGACCTGCTGGACAGCATGATTCATGAGAAGGAGTTCCTGTTGGGCCGTTCCTCACGCCGCTGCTCAGATGTATTTGATAAGAAAAGTCCCATGATCTGA
- the LOC128535761 gene encoding uncharacterized protein LOC128535761 codes for MKQRNLADVVARKKFVVTGHGPSPLSALLYQCLFNGSLTSGDFLRLFRETVMEINSSTKRMMVQPKYVENTKENRINTQSLETSCQKEPAELELLHSDRMAHYAHEVHVSPADVSTFPQSIESVCSFSGSPSPLAAGRRQEETSDKQPGSLTYMPAKADTQYCSDLTLSVGDAPEAMLVKSSSRESVGELFIFENPAESHMVDVTQTEDRKGP; via the exons ATGAAGCAGAGAAATCTTGCTGATgtggtggcaagaaaaaagtTTGTTGTAACag GACATGGTCCCAGTCCGTTATCTGCACTGCTCTACCAGTGTCTGTTTAATGGCTCTCTGACTTCTGGAGATTTTCTCAGACTATTTAGAGAAACTGTGATGGAGATTAACTCATCCACAAAAAG GATGATGGTGCAGCCAAAGTACGTGGAGAACACTAAAGAAAACAGGATTAATACTCAGTCACTTGAGACCTCTTGCCAGAAAGAGCCGGCAGAGCTGGAGTTGTTACACAGTGACAGAATGGCACACTATGCCCAT GAGGTTCATGTGTCTCCAGCAGATGTATCCACATTTCCACAAAGCATAGAGTCAGTATGTTCCTTCAGTGGTTCCCCCTCTCCTTTAGCTGCTGGGAGGAGACAAGAAGAGACCAGTGATAAACAACCTGGCTCGCTAACTTACATGCCAGCTAAAGCTGATACCCAATATTGTTCAGATTTAACTCTGTCTGTAGGGGATGCCCCAGAGGCGATGCTTGTGAAAAGCTCAAGCAGAGAAAGTGTAGGAGAGCTGTTCATCTTTGAAA ATCCAGCTGAGAGTCACATGGTGGATGTCACACAAACAGAGGACAg GAAGGGTCCCTGA
- the c13h14orf180 gene encoding nutritionally-regulated adipose and cardiac enriched protein homolog isoform X2, whose product MLNGGREGLFEQGRRFQQEGNSRAALQCFLSCLLGLTHVQSFHSLPNCLHQIAELFIDEKNYEKALQFIQAEKMFYEVALIELTALQGSPVGSQEDSTQGSSGWLSQEELSEQALQAQDLERLAQICIMSKRPHHALEYSGKATKIHQRAFGNDHPITARSLELLGTVYAEIGKNEYSASLGQCVSALSKTSSVPESYNNTLNSFTLSDKDPDLWHKDLHPPSDTPKPKVINCKIPTSILKRTNAPFSSQRRKTERHVHFSEPEITVHGYDSSQSRPYLALLTCLFLLLSALGLALYCTHRRRPHRACEELQAALAVYLLRFKQILWGCWIWLTMQ is encoded by the exons ATGCTGAACGGAGGCCGCGAGGGCCTGTTCGAGCAGGGCAGGCGCTTTCAACAGGAAGGTAACTCCAGGGCGGCTTTGCAGTGCTTCCTCAGCTGCCTACTGGGCCTGACCCATGTGCAGAGCTTTCACTCGCTGCCAAACTGCCTGCATCAG ATTGCTGAACTCTTCATCGACGAGAAAAATT ATGAGAAAGCGCTGCAGTTCATTCAAGCAGAGAAGATGTTCTATGAGGTGGCATTGATCGAACTCACCGCTCTACAGGGAAGCCCAG TAGGCTCTCAGGAGGACAGTACACAGGGTTCCTCAGGATGGCTCTCCCAAGAGGAATTGTCAGAGCAGGCCTTGCAGGCCCAGGATCTTGAGAGACTGGCTCAAATTTGCATCATGAGTAAAAg acCACATCATGCTTTAGAATACAGCGGCAAG GCCACAAAAATACATCAACGAGCATTTGGTAATGATCACCCCATCACAGCCAGGAGCCTGGAGCTACTGGGCACAGTGTATGCTGAGATTGGCAAGAATGAATACTCAG CCTCATTGGGTCAGTGTGTATCAGCTCTGTCAAAAACATCCTCCGTCCCTGAGTCCTACAACAATACCCTCAACAGTTTCACTCTCAGTGATAAAGATCCGGACCTCTGGCACAAAGACCTACATCCTCCATCAGACACTCCAAAACCAAAG GTTATCAACTGTAAGATCCCCACCTCCATCCTAAAGAGGACCAACGCGCCCTTCTCGTCTCAGCGGCGGAAAACAGAGAGGCATGTGCATTTCAGTGAGCCAGAGATTACTGTTCATG GGTATGATTCGTCACAGAGCCGTCCTTACCTGGCCCTGCTTACCTGTCTGTTCCTGCTGCTCTCAGCATTGGGTTTAGCGCTGTACTGCACACACCGCCGACGACCCCATCGCGCCTGTGAGGAACTACAGGCAGCACTTGCTGTCTATCTGCTGCGGTTTAAACAAATCCTGTGGGGTTGCTGGATCTGGCTGACCATGCAGTGA
- the c13h14orf180 gene encoding nutritionally-regulated adipose and cardiac enriched protein homolog isoform X1, translating to MLNGGREGLFEQGRRFQQEGNSRAALQCFLSCLLGLTHVQSFHSLPNCLHQIAELFIDEKNYEKALQFIQAEKMFYEVALIELTALQGSPVGSQEDSTQGSSGWLSQEELSEQALQAQDLERLAQICIMSKRPHHALEYSGKATKIHQRAFGNDHPITARSLELLGTVYAEIGKNEYSASLGQCVSALSKTSSVPESYNNTLNSFTLSDKDPDLWHKDLHPPSDTPKPKVINCKIPTSILKRTNAPFSSQRRKTERHVHFSEPEITVHDIPYYDCLGGYDSSQSRPYLALLTCLFLLLSALGLALYCTHRRRPHRACEELQAALAVYLLRFKQILWGCWIWLTMQ from the exons ATGCTGAACGGAGGCCGCGAGGGCCTGTTCGAGCAGGGCAGGCGCTTTCAACAGGAAGGTAACTCCAGGGCGGCTTTGCAGTGCTTCCTCAGCTGCCTACTGGGCCTGACCCATGTGCAGAGCTTTCACTCGCTGCCAAACTGCCTGCATCAG ATTGCTGAACTCTTCATCGACGAGAAAAATT ATGAGAAAGCGCTGCAGTTCATTCAAGCAGAGAAGATGTTCTATGAGGTGGCATTGATCGAACTCACCGCTCTACAGGGAAGCCCAG TAGGCTCTCAGGAGGACAGTACACAGGGTTCCTCAGGATGGCTCTCCCAAGAGGAATTGTCAGAGCAGGCCTTGCAGGCCCAGGATCTTGAGAGACTGGCTCAAATTTGCATCATGAGTAAAAg acCACATCATGCTTTAGAATACAGCGGCAAG GCCACAAAAATACATCAACGAGCATTTGGTAATGATCACCCCATCACAGCCAGGAGCCTGGAGCTACTGGGCACAGTGTATGCTGAGATTGGCAAGAATGAATACTCAG CCTCATTGGGTCAGTGTGTATCAGCTCTGTCAAAAACATCCTCCGTCCCTGAGTCCTACAACAATACCCTCAACAGTTTCACTCTCAGTGATAAAGATCCGGACCTCTGGCACAAAGACCTACATCCTCCATCAGACACTCCAAAACCAAAG GTTATCAACTGTAAGATCCCCACCTCCATCCTAAAGAGGACCAACGCGCCCTTCTCGTCTCAGCGGCGGAAAACAGAGAGGCATGTGCATTTCAGTGAGCCAGAGATTACTGTTCATG ACATTCCTTATTATGACTGTCTGGGAG GGTATGATTCGTCACAGAGCCGTCCTTACCTGGCCCTGCTTACCTGTCTGTTCCTGCTGCTCTCAGCATTGGGTTTAGCGCTGTACTGCACACACCGCCGACGACCCCATCGCGCCTGTGAGGAACTACAGGCAGCACTTGCTGTCTATCTGCTGCGGTTTAAACAAATCCTGTGGGGTTGCTGGATCTGGCTGACCATGCAGTGA